In the Anaerolineae bacterium genome, TAGGGATGGATTCAATTCCTGCCCGGAAAATTTCGCTCATGTAAGCTCCATAGCAAATGGACAAACCCATTACGGCAGCCATAAAGGGGGAGAGCTTAAGGTCAATTAACCACTGACCCATCCCGGCCAGAATTGAAATCCCTTTAAGCTTGTGCCCCAATACGTCAAAAAGCTGGGGCAGGGCGAACCAGATGTAGAGAAGCTGGACCATGAGGGGTATTCCTCTTATGACTTCCACATAAAGGGTAGCTATGCTGTTGATGAGAGGGTTTTTAGAGAGCCTCCCCAACCCCCCTATGAGTCCAATAAGAAGGATAAGGCTGAAAGAAGTCACAGTCAGACCCAAAGTTACTGCTACTCCATCCATAAGGAACCGCAATATGCGGCCGAAAGGCTGAGGCCTGAACTGAGCCAGGGTCAGCACTGTTAATAAAGATATTATGACCAGAACCCACCCCACTTCAAAAGTAATCCGAAGCCTCCTGGCGGGAATTGCTATTGCTCTTTCAGCTTCCGTAGCCATCACCCACCTCCACCAGCCGGAATTTTCCTCCATCGTTTCATCCCCAATCCTATTAACACTGCCACAGGAGCCAAGATGATAGAGATGAACCCCACAGGAACCATCTGGAGAAGGTCAAGGTAATACTTGAAGCCAAGCCTGAGGTCTGGAACGTACCAAGAGAAGAAATAGTTGTAAAGCCAGTAGAAAATTAACACCTGAAGGAGGAGCCAGTAGCCCGTGAAAAAACCGAAACTCACAACCCGCTCAAAAGTCTCAAAAGCTGGCCTTCTCCAGGAGACAATGGCCAATAAAAGCCCAG is a window encoding:
- a CDS encoding amino acid ABC transporter permease, with product MATEAERAIAIPARRLRITFEVGWVLVIISLLTVLTLAQFRPQPFGRILRFLMDGVAVTLGLTVTSFSLILLIGLIGGLGRLSKNPLINSIATLYVEVIRGIPLMVQLLYIWFALPQLFDVLGHKLKGISILAGMGQWLIDLKLSPFMAAVMGLSICYGAYMSEIFRAGIESIPKGQMEAARSLGMSYFQAMRYVILPQAFRVILPPVGNEFVALLKDSSLVSVLAVSDLTRRGREYMARTFESLETWTMVALIYLFLTLFFSRLVRIMEKRVEFEVK